Proteins encoded within one genomic window of Epinephelus lanceolatus isolate andai-2023 chromosome 9, ASM4190304v1, whole genome shotgun sequence:
- the wdr54 gene encoding WD repeat-containing protein 54: MYHKEKSIQIKNSASALYNNLGVLRIAPRRLTYFTVVHANVVNMVSASWDGLNYSHRQLQSKEPNVATSTSLIMQAAFCPLPSRDLLVVTSQKGIQMYESDGSIMVYWHALDTPETPTAQAVFARGISAVWESYICVGVSSGAILVFDVPSKGSNITLSEVLEEHKESITDMASECSGSQECIADLVSADDGGNLCVWKSGEEFQLLNNIPGFDMSCSSVKLWKGTVVAGYGTGQIRLYEAVTGILHAEINAHARWIYSLDIAPFSGLLLSAAEDSLVRVWHLTLTPETNSVEVAHLHNECVTDTQICGAKFCDGDGYAFAVTGYDLSEIIRYTQT, encoded by the exons ATGTATCACAAAGAGAAGAGCATCCAGATCAAAAACAGCGCCTCGGCGCTGTACAACAACCTCGGCGTGCTACGCATCGCCCCGCGGCGCCTCACCTACTTCACGGTGGTCCATGCTAACGTGGTCAACATGGTCAGCGCGTCCTGGGACGGACTCAACTATTCCCACCGTCAGCTGCAGTCCAAGGAGCCCAATGTCGCCACAAGCACGTCGCTCATCATGCAG GCTGCGTTTTGTCCCCTGCCATCTCGTGATCTGCTGGTGGTGACTTCTCAGAAAGGCATTCAG ATGTATGAATCTGATGGCTCCATCATGGTGTACTGGCATGCACTGGATACTCCGGAAACACCCACAG CTCAGGCAGTGTTTGCTCGGGGGATATCAGCAGTGTGGGAGAGTTATATATGTGTGG gCGTCTCATCTGGTGCAATTCTGGTATTTGATGTTCCCAGTAAAGGCAGTAATATTACCCTGTCTGAGGTCCTGGAGGAGCATAAGGAGTCCATCACTGACATGGCCTCGGAGTGCTCTGGCAGCCAG GAGTGCATAGCCGATCTGGTCAGTGCCGATGATGGGggcaacctgtgtgtgtggaagtCTGGAGAGGAATTTCAGCTGCTAAACAATATCCCTGGCTTTGA TATGAGCTGCTCATCTGTCAAGCTGTGGAAAGGTACAGTGGTGGCAGGTTACGGCACAGGCCAGATCCGTCTCTATGAGGCAGTGACGGGAATCCTGCATGCTGAGATCAACGCCCACGCTCGCTGGATATACTCACTAGACATTGCTCCTTTTTCTGGGCTG cttctgtctgctgctgaggaCTCTCTAGTCAGAGTGTGGCACCTGACGCTGACCCCAGAGACCAACAGTGTGGAG GTTGCCCATTTGCACAATGAGTgtgtgacagacacacagatctGTGGCGCTAAGTTCTGCGATGGCGATGGTTATGCCTTTGCGGTGACAGGCTATGACCTGAGTGAGATCATACGTTACACCCAAACATAG
- the c20h2orf81 gene encoding uncharacterized protein C2orf81 homolog — MPRSAAKTQADKQRRTSSVQKHTPRTQDVEVEDISGSSTQAKMPRSAAKIQADKQRHMSSVQIHTASMQDLEEKDISSGCSTQAQWEDILIQEDAHEAVGEIMDELLSQVMEGCFKVYIERQLAPFTASWAKTYLTQILDQQILCPDEGEAPEEASETEDSEPMPATSDAWVQGCVPVVNATPRPHSASKQEADIGQVPVQTEPRVNKQCNVMAQTNSSPKQSEKETSPRRPVSYDCYKVLSPRPLPKIDLKKKQQVNIPPKPASGKILPPLSCSAEKTEEEVEGKDWTQSASNHKTGSLYQHKNYQPIRRLDPSCLPRHCIFPQYEIVDNEYTKPNSKKPSGPSKLEARYNKQPTERTVSSLKQQTSSKDQPAKLLRRNEADVWLKKLSPSRHRKEGTVSSGPLSLDTMVLAKGVSLQDPHAVEMNPVKCNPPTQSTKLRLIRSDAAVPLFSVDQVTAGPPPQVTPLFQSKKCEN; from the exons ATGCCCCGCTCTGCAGCCAAGACCCAAGCTGACAAGCAAAGACGTACGTCGTCTGTCCAAAAACATACACCTCGAACGCAGGACGTGGAAGTGGAAGATATATCTGGGAGCTCAACTCAGGCCAAGATGCCCCGCTCTGCAGCCAAGATCCAAGCTGACAAGCAAAGACATATGTCATCTGTCCAAATACATACAGCTTCAATGCAGGACCTGGAAGAGAAAGATATCAGTTCTGGTTGCTCAACTCAGGCCCAATGGGAAGACATTTTGATCCAGGAGGATGCACATGAGGCAGTGGGGGAGATCATGGACGAACTGTTGAGCCAAGTCATGGAAGGCTGTTTCAAAGTGTACATTGAAAGGCAG CTAGCACCTTTCACCGCATCCTGGGCCAAGACCTACCTCACACAGATTCTAGATCAGCAAATCCTGTGCCCAGATGAAGGAGAAGCACCAGAGGAAGCATCTGAAACAGAAGACTCAGAGCCAATGCCAGCAACTTCAGATGCCTGGGTTCAAGGATGTGTGCCTGTTGTGAATGCTACCCCTCGACCTCACTCTGCCTCAAAACAG GAGGCTGACATTGGCCAGGTTCCAGTACAAACAGAGCCAAGGGTCAACAAACAATGCAATGTTATGGCCCAAACAAACAGCTCTCCAAAGCAATCTGAAAAGGAAACAAGTCCCAGGAGGCCTGTCAGTTACGATTGCTATAAAGTGCTTAGTCCTCGCCCCCTACCAAAAATTGATTTAAAGAAAAAGCAACAGGTTAATATACCTCCCAAGCCTGCTTCAGGCAAAATACTGCCACCCCTGTCATGTTCAGCAGAAAAAACAGAAGAGGAAGTAGAAGGTAAAGATTGGACACAGTCTGCTTCTAACCATAAGACTGGATCATTATATCAACATAAGAACTACCAACCCATACGAAGGCTCGATCCGTCCTGCTTGCCTCGACACTGCATCTTTCCTCAGTATGAGATTGTGGATAATGAGTACACAAAACCCAATTCCAAGAAACCAAGCGGACCATCCAAACTAGAGGCAAGATATAACAAGCAGCCAACAGAGAGGACTGTATCCTCACTGAAGCAACAAACCAGCTCCAAGGATCAGCCAGCAAAGCTTCTGAGGAGAAATGAGGCAGATGTCTGGCTGAAGAAATTGTCTCCCTCCAGACATAGGAAGGAAGGGACGGTGTCCTCTGGGCCTCTGAGCCTGGACACAATGGTTTTGGCCAAAGGTGTTTCTCTCCAAGATCCCCATGCAGTTGAAATGAACCCTGTCAAATGTAACCCTCCTACGCAGTCTACCAAGCTGAGGCTGATACGAAGTGATGCAGCTGTGCCACTGTTTTCAGTTGATCAGGTTACAGCAGGTCCACCACCTCAGGTCACCCCTTTGTTTCAATCCAAGAAGTGTGAAAACTGA
- the LOC117252717 gene encoding E3 SUMO-protein ligase ZBED1-like — MKRTGRRRSSVWDCFEQVGNFVRCMKCDATLKYCGGATSSMMNHMSRHHPSTAPIDEDEKPVICTVQCMEEESSANSDGMQVAIMPPNVNMTANPHERDYGERKRLKRSSVWDIFIKVDDEVHCTMCDTKLKYRSSTTSMMYHIKNKHPDTMPNDGVSLATHAEVTELISRMIEKDMLPISVVSGDGFRELLTHTVHNYKMPSVGDITRLIEGHFHEKVEELVVQLGRVEKVALTADFWTALPFQRYITVFCSFITEDWQGRSAVLQTHKLSSDSHTTTDSITEKLLNTVQSWGIAGKVTACVHNNIQDILSANACARVTWDYATCFATTLQLAVSDGLSEDLVRIIVAAGKLVKHFNQNLLASEALEQKQVQMCLPQHKLIQSSKARWDTICDMFERLLEQRWAIKAVLSDRTITNRQEAQILEIEDDCWQIIENFTPVLATLKWATTVISAETEVSISNIYPITFSLIQTHLVPKENDVEQVSEFKLKVQKSLRNHMEVDSNDLASKPALIASMLDPRHKHLSFLTPTGRLAAKVKLHELVSKLDVITTTVGTKDEQQEILVTPDISQVAMPSQLRSDTKNTMMLLLGDNYSSSYATDSEAQVDYYLRDIAPSLDINPLDWWRVNGPRFPKLATLARHYLCVPGVSLPSLLSEAGQTFATRRTRLSAEHTDMMIFVNRNT, encoded by the exons ATGAAGCGTACGGGGAGGAGACGGAGCTCTGTGTGGGACTGCTTTGAACAAGTTGGGAACTTCGTCCGCTGCATGAAATGTGACGCTACGTTGAAGTACTGCGGCGGAGCCACCAGCTCCATGATGAACCACATGAGCAGGCACCATCCGTCCACGGCACCCATAGACGAGGACGAGAAACCGGTGATTTGTACCGTTCAGTGtatggaggaggagagcagcgCTAATTCGGACGGCATGCAGGTTGCTATCATGCCACCCAACGTAAACATGACTGCCAACCCCCATGAGCGTGACTATGGAGAGAGGAAGCGCCTGAAGCGGAGCTCTGTGTGGGACATTTTCATCAAAGTGGATGACGAGGTGCACTGCACGATGTGCGACACCAAGCTGAAGTACAGGAGCAGCACCACGAGCATGATGTACCACATCAAAAACAAGCACCCAGACACTATGCCTAATGATGGCGTGTCACTGGCAACACATGCAGAGGTGACTGAGCTCATCTCCAGAATGATAGAGAAGGACATGCTTCCCATCAGCGTGGTTAGTGGTGATGGCTTTCGTGAGCTACTTACACACACTGTGCATAACTATAAAATGCCATCTGTTGGTGATATCACGCGCCTCATTGAAGGTCATTTCCATGAGAAAGTGGAGGAGCTTGTGGTGCAGCTGGGCAGAGTGGAGAAAGTGGCTCTCACTGCTGACTTCTGGACAGCCCTCCCATTTCAGAGGTACATTACAGTTTTCTGTTCGTTCATAACAGAGGACTGGCAGGGGAGGTCAGCTGTGTTGCAGACACACAAGCTATCATCAGACAGCCACACCACTACAGACAGCATCACAGAGAAGCTTCTTAACACCGTGCAGTCCTGGGGTATCGCTGGCAAAGTGACTGCATGTGTTCATAACAACATACAGGACATCTTGTCAGCCAATGCGTGTGCCCGTGTCACCTGGGACTATGCAACTTGCTTTGCCACAACACTGCAGCTAGCAGTCAGCGATGGGCTGAGTGAGGATCTAGTCCGCATCATTGTTGCTGCAGGAAAACTAGTCAAACACTTCAATCAAAACTTGCTGGCAAGCGAGGCCTTGGAGCAGAAGCAAGTTCAGATGTGCCTGCCACAGCACAAGCTTATCCAGTCGAGCAAAGCTAGATGGGACACAATCTGCGATATGTTTGAACGGTTACTGGAGCAGCGGTGGGCAATTAAAGCTGTGCTCTCTGATCGCACAATTACCAACAGACAGGAAGCCCAGATCCTTGAGATTGAAGATGATTGCTGGCAAATAATTGAGAATTTCACACCTGTGCTGGCAACTCTGAAATGGGCAACCACAGTCATATCTGCTGAAACAGAAGTGTCCATTTCAAACATCTACCCAATCACATTCAGTCTCATTCAGACCCACCTTGTGCCAAAAGAAAATGATGTGGAACAAGTCTCTGAGTTTAAGCTGAAAGTTCAGAAGTCACTTAGAAATCACATGGAG GTGGACTCTAATGACCTAGCCTCCAAACCCGCTCTGATAGCCTCTATGCTGGACCCTCGTCACAAACATCTCAGCTTCCTGACGCCGACGGGGAGACTAGCCGCAAAGGTTAAACTGCATGAACTGGTTTCAAAATTAGATGTGATAACTACTACTGTGGGCACAAAGGATGAACAGCAGGAGATCCTGGTCACGCCTGACATTAGCCAGGTGGCTATGCCCTCACAACTAAGAAGCGACACCAAGAACACCATGATGTTGCTCCTGGGAGACAACTACAGCTCCTCCTACGCCACAGACTCGGAGGCTCAGGTAGATTATTACTTGAGAGACATTGCTCCTTCACTGGACATAAACCCCCTTGACTGGTGGAGGGTAAATGGACCGAGATTCCCCAAACTGGCCACTCTGGCGAGACACTATTTGTGTGTACCTGGAGTATCGCTGCCATCTTTATTGTCAGAGGCTGGACAAACGTTTGCAACGAGGCGTACAAGACTGAGCGCAGAGCATACTGACATGATGATCTTTGTCAACAGAAATACATAA
- the nol6 gene encoding nucleolar protein 6, which yields MKKKQAVTKEPAEMVPSESNEEEENEAPIKAKRSKPEEVVYHPVKLSRSDLYRSPTAEELNQLKEAESLFHCSLLKMQMEELLKEVALSERRKQQIDAFIQTVTKLLQTVPESPEVEVSDLSWLSGEVKVPFLLVPKTTKGKFHMAPPASVDLIGSYPLGTCTKPRIMVDLAVTIPASILHPKDVVNQRYPRKRALYLAGLAQHLASSSDIGSMRYSCLHGNRLRPVLLLTHPGKDSSSFTLRVHACPPPGFFKPSRFHPQRNNVRTEWYTGLQTSLSESSEPPTPHYNSSVLGDLLPRAHLQFLSAVSSQCSAFADGVALLKVWLRQRELDQGTGCFNGFLASMLLAYLLTTHRISNSMTAYQLLRNTLNFLASTDLTVDGISLARDPDFTAPSLPEFHNAFQVVFIDPSGHLNMCADMTACTYKQLQHEASVSMQFWDNPTVDGFHSLLMTPKPMIRTSDHLFQLCELVKLQSSCKKLDLLSELMDHSGNYVQTALPFILTLLQQGLGQRIHLLTHSLPPDLEWSVESEAPKHKAQPPLSFGLLLQPELAASVLERGPPADSPKAAEFRQMWGSRSELRRFQDGAITEAVLWDGKSMCEKRMVPKQIIAHLLQLHADIPESCVRYVGAMVDDVIKTGSEETSTGEEESLLVVQSYDDLSRKLWRLEGLPLSITAVQGAHPALRYTQVFPPLPLKLDYSFFDREKMSRSLVPKEGKPCPAYITPITVICHMEGSGKWPHDRLAIRHLRTAFHIRLGELLKKHHNYTSRPCPAHLDVWKDGLLFRIQVAYHREPQVLRESVNEEGLLVVRDNEEAQALEMATIHKPLLTSTLHGLQQQHPCFGAVCRLAKRWLGAQLFSEDITEDTADLLVASLFLQPAPFTPPGSPQVGFLRFLRLLSSFDWRNNPLVVNLNNQLTAVEYTEIKNDFMASRESLPVMFIATPKDKKQSMWTKRAPSVQMLQRVVTVAAESLKLLEHQLMDGSQIQDVRVVMRPPLDAYDVLIHLSPKQVPLLAQAVDPPTVTFNRGVMAGSLAQSGGALPVVDFNPVTLYLAELREAFGELALFFCDPHGGTVIAVLWKPKAFVPVPFKTSQISARSVQVTGEEANTIPNVEAILEDFRIMGKGLIKSVEARSEKWSL from the exons ATGAAGAAGAAGCAAGCAGTTACCAAGGAACCAGCAGAG ATGGTTCCCTCAGAGAgcaatgaggaggaggaaaatgaGGCTCCCATTAAGGCTAAAAGGAGCAAACCAGAGGAGGTGGTCTATCACCCGGTGAAGCTGTCCAGAAGTGACCTGTACAGATCTCCTACAGCTGAGGAGCTGAACCAACTGAAAGAGGCAGAAAGCCTATTTCACTGCAGCCTGCTCAAAATGCAG atggaggagctgctgaaagAGGTCGCCCTGAGTGAGCGTAGGAAACAGCAAATCGATGCTTTCATTCAGACAGTCACCAAGCTGCTTCAGACTGTACCAGAGTCACCAGAGGTTGAG GTAAGTGACCTATCATGGCTGTCTGGTGAAGTCAAAGTCCCTTTCCTCCTGGtgcccaaaacaacaaagggcAAGTTCCACATGGCACCTCCTGCCTCTGTCGATCTGATTGGCAGCTACCCCCTCGGCACCTGCACCAAACCGCGCATCATGGTGGACCTGGCTGTCACAATCCCGGCT AGTATCCTCCACCCGAAGGATGTCGTGAACCAGAGGTATCCGAGGAAAAGGGCTCTTTACCTGGCAGGCCTGGCTCAGCATCTCGCATCCTCCTCTGACATTGGAAGCATGCGTTATTCTTGTCTCCATGGCAACCGACTCCGACCTGTTCTGCTGCTGACCCATCCAG GTAAAGACTCTTCCAGCTTCACTCTACGTGTTCATGCCTGTCCGCCTCCTGGATTCTTCAAGCCCAGCCGTTTCCACCCTCAAAGGAATAATGTCCGGACAGAATGGTACACCGGATTACAGACCTCCCTATCTG AGAGCAGTGAACCTCCCACTCCACATTACAACAGCTCTGTTCTGGGGGATTTACTGCCCAGGGCTCACCTCCAGtttctctctgctgtcagcTCCCAGTGTTCAGCTTTTGCTGATGGGGTGGCTTTGCTCAAAGTCTGGCTTCGTCAAAGAGAGCTCGACCAG GGCACTGGTTGTTTTAATGGCTTCCTGGCTTCAATGCTGTTGGCGTACCTGCTGACCACTCACAGAATCAGTAACTCCATGACGGCCTATCAGCTGCTTCGAAACACCCTGAACTTCCTGG CATCTACAGACCTGACAGTGGATGGAATTAGCCTGGCCAGAGATCCTGACTTCACAGCT cCATCTCTTCCAGAGTTCCACAACGCTTTCCAGGTCGTATTCATCGACCCTTCAGGACATCTCAACATGTGTGCTGACATGACCGCTTGTACCTACAAACAG CTGCAGCACGAGGCATCTGTGTCGATGCAGTTCTGGGACAATCCTACAGTGGATGGGTTCCACAGTCTCCTCATGACCCCCAAACCCATGATACGGACAAGCGACCATTTATTCCA GTTATGTGAGCTGGTGAAGCTTCAGTCCAGCTGTAAGAAACTGGATCTCCTCAGTGAGCTGATGGACCACAGTGGAAATTATGTCCAAACGGCACTCCCTTTTATTCTGACCCTGCTTCAGCAAGGACTGGGCCAAAGGATTCACCTCCTAACCCActccctcccccctgacctTGAG TGGTCTGTGGAGAGTGAGGCCCCAAAACACAAAGCCcaacctcctctctccttcGGTTTGCTCTTACAGCCAGAGCTGGCAGCCTCTGTCTTGGAAAGAGGCCCACCTGCAGACAGCCCCAAG GCGGCTGAGTTTCGTCAGATGTGGGGTTCTCGCTCCGAGCTGCGTCGCTTCCAGGATGGTGCCATCACTGAGGCTGTGCTGTGGGACGGAAAGAGCATGTGCGAGAAACGGATGGTCCCCAAACAGATCATTGCACACCTGCTACAGct GCATGCAGATATCCCCGAATCCTGTGTGCGTTATGTGGGGGCGATGGTGGATGACGTCATCAAAACGGGAAGTGAG GAGACCAGtactggagaggaggagagtttACTGGTGGTTCAGTCCTATGATGACCTCAGTAGAAAACTGTGGAGGCTGGAAGGTCTGCCTCTGTCCATCACAGCAGTGCAAGGAGCCCACCCTGCACTCAGATACACACAG GTCTTCCCCCCTCTGCCACTGAAGCTGGACTATTCCTTCTTTGACAGAGAAAAGATGTCCAGATCATTGGTACCTAAGGAGGGCAAACCCTGCCCTGCTTATATCACCCCTATCACAG TGATCTGTCACATGGAGGGGAGTGGAAAGTGGCCTCACGACCGCCTCGCCATCCGCCACCTCCGAACTGCCTTCCACATCCGCCTCGGAGAGTTACTCAAGAAGCACCATAATTACACGAGCAGGCCGTGCCCTGCACACCTAGATGTCTGGAAG GATGGCTTGCTGTTCCGCATCCAGGTGGCGTACCATCGTGAGCCTCAGGTGCTGAGGGAGAGTGTGAATGAAGAGGGGCTGCTGGTTGTAAGGGACAACGAGGAGGCTCAGGCTCTGGAGATGGCCACCATTCACAAGCCGCTTCTTACCAGCACATTGCACGG gctccagcagcagcacccaTGTTTCGGGGCAGTGTGTCGCCTGGCCAAACGCTGGCTGGGGGCACAGCTCTTCAGTGAAGACATCACAGAGGACACAGCAGACCTGCTTGTGGCGTCGCTTTTCCTGCAACCTGCACCCTTTACTCCTCCCGG CTCTCCTCAGGTTGGCTTCCTTCGTTTCCTTCGTCTGCTTTCTTCCTTTGACTGGAGGAACAACCCGCTGGTAGTCAACCTCAACAACCAGCTCACag CCGTCGAATACACAGAGATCAAGAATGACTTCATGGCCTCCAGAGAGTCTCTGCCCGTCATGTTTATAGCTACGCCTAAGGACAAAAAACAATCTATGTGGACCAAGCGAGCTCCTAGTGTACAG ATGCTGCAGCGCGTGGTGACAGTGGCTGCAGAGAGTCTTAAGTTACTGGAACATCAGCTGATGGACGGCAGCCAGATACAAGATGTCAGG gtgGTCATGCGCCCTCCTCTGGATGCCTACGATGTGTTGATTCACCTGAGCCCCAAGCAGGTTCCCCTGCTCGCTCAGGCAGTGGACCCTCCCACTGTCACCTTCAATAGGGGCGTCATGGCCGGCAGTTTGGCCCAGTCTGGAGGGGCCCTCCCTGTCGTTGACTTCAACCCTGTAACCCTCTACTTGGCAGAGCTCAGA